From the genome of Vicia villosa cultivar HV-30 ecotype Madison, WI linkage group LG2, Vvil1.0, whole genome shotgun sequence, one region includes:
- the LOC131646833 gene encoding pentatricopeptide repeat-containing protein At2g29760, chloroplastic-like, giving the protein MSSVLKLKPARAISCLFSVAAIHTQTQISSTILQELKSPTHQNLHCLIDQCFSLKQLKLVHTQIILHGLTTQVLTLGKLVSSSVQFGDLPYAHHLFDQIPQPNKFMFNHLIKGYSNSNDPTMSLLLYRRMVSAGLLPNQFTIPFVLKACSAKSCYWVGVCVHAQCIKLGLGSHVCVQNSILTVYVACGLILSARRVFDDISERSLVSWNSMIAGYSKMGLSKEVVLLFREMQQVGLEPDVFTLVGLLSVSSKHGNLDLGRSVHCYIVVTGIKTDLVVTNALVDMYAKCGCLKYAESVFDQMLDKDVVSWTCMINAYANHGLIDCALRFFNQVPVKNVVSWNSIIWCHVQEGLYAEAVELFYRMCGSGVLPNDATLVAILSCSSHMGDLALGQQAHNYIWDNNITLSVTLCNAIIDMYAKCGALQTAMDIFFGMPEKNVVSWNVVIGALALHGFGKEAIEMFEKMRASGVCPDEITFTGLLSACSHSGLVDMGKHYFDMMNSTFGIYPDVEHYACMVDLLGRRGFLGEAISLIQKMPIKPDIVVWSALLGACRTYGNLAIGKQIMKQLLELGRYDSGLYVLLSNMYSESQRWDDMKNIRKILDENGIKKCRAISFIEKTCRESI; this is encoded by the coding sequence ATGTCCTCCGTTCTGAAACTGAAGCCCGCAAGAGCTATTTCCTGCTTGTTTTCTGTTGCTGCCatacacacacaaacacaaatcAGCTCAACCATTTTACAAGAGTTAAAGTCCCCAACTCATCAAAATCTTCACTGTCTCATAGACCAATGTTTCTCCCTAAAACAACTCAAACTTGTACACACACAAATCATCCTCCATGGCCTCACCACCCAAGTCCTCACATTAGGCAAACTAGTCTCATCCAGTGTCCAATTTGGAGATCTCCCTTACGCACACCACCTGTTTGAtcaaattcctcaaccaaataaATTCATGTTTAACCATTTGATAAAGGGTTATTCTAATTCCAATGACCCAACTATGTCTCTGTTGCTCTACCGTCGAATGGTGAGTGCTGGTCTTTTACCGAACCAGTTCACTATCCCTTTTGTTCTCAAAGCTTGTTCTGCTAAATCATGTTATTGGGTTGGTGTTTGTGTTCATGCTCAGTGTATTAAGCTTGGATTGGGGTCTCATGTCTGTGTTCAAAATTCAATCTTGACTGTTTATGTTGCTTGTGGTTTAATACTGAGTGCTAGGAGAGTGTTTGATGATATTTCGGAAAGGTCATTGGTTTCATGGAATTCGATGATTGCTGGGTATTCTAAAATGGGTTTATCTAAAGAAGTCGTTTTGTTGTTTCGAGAAATGCAACAAGTTGGATTGGAGCCTGATGTGTTTACCTTGGTTGGGTTGCTTTCTGTTTCGTCAAAACACGGTAATTTGGATTTGGGAAGATCTGTGCATTGTTATATCGTCGTTACCGGAATTAAAACTGATTTGGTTGTCACCAATGCACTTGTGGATATGTATGCGAAGTGTGGGTGTTTGAAATATGCTGAAAGTGTATTCGATCAAATGCTTGATAAGGATGTAGTTTCTTGGACATGTATGATTAATGCTTATGCTAATCATGGGCTTATTGATTGTGCTTTGAGATTTTTTAACCAGGTGCCTGTGAAGAATGTGGTTTCTTGGAATTCCATAATTTGGTGTCATGTTCAAGAAGGACTTTACGCCGAAGCCGTTGAACTTTTCTACAGGATGTGTGGTTCGGGTGTGTTGCCTAATGATGCTACCCTTGTTGCCATTCTCTCATGCAGCAGTCACATGGGTGATCTAGCATTGGGACAACAAGCCCACAATTACATTTGGGATAATAACATTACACTGAGTGTGACACTTTGCAACGCTATAATAGACATGTATGCAAAATGTGGCGCTCTTCAGACTGCCATGGATATCTTCTTTGGAATGCCTGAGAAGAATGTGGTGTCGTGGAACGTTGTTATCGGGGCACTTGCTTTGCACGGTTTTGGAAAAGAAGCCATCGAGATGTTTGAGAAGATGCGGGCAAGTGGAGTTTGTCCCGATGAGATTACATTTACAGGGTTGCTTTCTGCTTGTAGTCACAGTGGTCTTGTGGACATGGGGAAACATTACTTTGACATGATGAATTCGACTTTCGGGATTTATCCTGATGTTGAACACTACGCATGCATGGTCGATCTTTTAGGGCGACGTGGATTCTTAGGAGAAGCAATTTCGTTGATACAAAAGATGCCTATTAAACCAGATATTGTTGTTTGGAGTGCTTTACTTGGTGCTTGTAGAACCTATGGGAATCTAGCAATTGGTAAGCAAATCATGAAGCAGTTGTTGGAGTTAGGACGATACGATTCCGGGCTTTATGTGCTTCTGTCAAACATGTATTCAGAATCTCAAAGATGGGATGACATGAAGAATATTAGGAAAATATTGGATGAAAATGGGATTAAAAAGTGCAGGGCAATTAGCTTCATTGAAAAGACATGTAGGgaatccatttaa
- the LOC131646834 gene encoding CASP-like protein ARALYDRAFT_485429 has product MMEEVPGAFGTSASLSLRLGQTVFSSASLCFMCLDVGFYSFTSFSFLVTVMGLAIPWSITLFLVDAYAVFIQCLPIQRRLIMIIVFGDMVMSYLSLAAACSAASVTDLLHEAGRSHCPEKLCGRYQLSAAMAFLSWFLSSASCLFNFWILPSL; this is encoded by the exons ATGATGGAGGAAGTTCCGGGAGCGTTTGGCACCAGCGCTAGTTTGTCTCTTCGTTTGGGTCAAACCGTTTTCTCTTCTGCTTCTCTTTGCTTCATGTGCTTGGACGTTGGTTTCTACTCCTTCACTTCTTTCTC GTTCTTGGTAACAGTAATGGGTTTGGCAATTCCCTGGAGCATAACATTATTCTTGGTAGATGCTTACGCCGTCTTCATACAATGTTTGCCGATTCAACGAAGGCTCATAATGATAATCGTTTTCGGAGACATG GTTATGTCTTATCTCTCGTTAGCTGCAGCATGTTCTGCAGCAAGTGTGACAGATCTTCTGCATGAAGCTGGTAGATCACATTGCCCTGAAAAGTTATGTGGTAGATATCAATTGTCTGCGGCTATGGCATTTTTGTCTTGGTTTCTTTCATCAGCTTCATGTCTTTTTAATTTTTGGATTTTACCTTCTCTGTAA